The Magnolia sinica isolate HGM2019 chromosome 9, MsV1, whole genome shotgun sequence genome contains a region encoding:
- the LOC131254735 gene encoding protein ALP1-like, which yields MVEKRSSSCKKTSNGSGRKKKKLTQEDLSSIISLVASATTLSRSFLFHNDLLLHPSQTLTLESSINTTALSLSKLHSSLSLPSPPFQTLTADHPSPWAHRFLSDPSTHLLFLDSFRISKPSFDRLLQILTPSLLRSSLSVPPNFKLAAALFRLAHAAPFKSVGRWFGIDSAAACRSFYEVCKAVNDTLSNLLQSDRQRILDGFGAVSLPNCCGVLGFSRFFIDGGLGNDGTVIVQGLVDSEGRFLDVSAGWPGSMPPDTILRQTNLFSRVEESKEMLNGPTFELAGGNSIRQYVLGDSCCPLLPWLLTPYRQTGLNENDSRQVFNSVHGRGMALVNNAFGRVLARWRLLSARWKQDSVEFFPFIIISGCLLHNFLIKCGEPTTDEIGDYLREQRFQEHEEGENEGGKSVRDVLASHLSLVSHRE from the coding sequence ATGGTAGAGAAGAGAAGCAGCAGCTGCAAGAAAACCTCCAACGGCAgcggaaggaagaagaagaagctcactCAAGAAGATCTCTCCTCGATCATTTCCCTCGTCGCTTCCGCCACAACCCTCTCTCGCTCTTTCCTCTTCCACAACGACCTCCTTCTCCACCcttcccaaaccctaaccctagaatccTCCATCAACACCACTGCTCTTTCCCTCTCCAAGCtccactcctccctctctctcccttctcctcctttccaaaccctaactgCAGATCACCCTTCCCCCTGGGCCCACCGCTTCCTCTCTGATCCCTCTACCCATCTCCTCTTCCTCGATTCCTTCCGCATTTCCAAACCCTCATTCGATCGTCTCCTCCAAATCCTCACCCCTTCCCTCCTTCGATCATCGCTTTCCGTCCCTCCCAATTTCAAGCTCGCCGCTGCCCTCTTCCGCCTCGCACATGCCGCTCCCTTCAAGTCCGTCGGCCGCTGGTTCGGGATCGATTCCGCTGCTGCCTGCCGCTCTTTCTACGAGGTCTGCAAGGCTGTTAACGACACTCTCTCTAACCTCCTCCAGTCCGACCGGCAGCGGATCCTCGACGGGTTTGGTGCGGTCTCACTCCCCAACTGCTGCGGTGTCCTCGGATTCAGCCGGTTTTTTATTGATGGTGGGTTGGGGAACGACGGGACAGTGATTGTCCAGGGGTTGGTTGACTCCGAGGGGCGGTTCCTTGATGTTTCTGCTGGTTGGCCTGGCTCGATGCCCCCTGACACGATCTTGCGCCAGACGAATCTGTTCTCGCGGGTCGAGGAATCGAAGGAGATGCTGAATGGCCCTACTTTCGAGCTTGCGGGTGGTAATTCAATCCGGCAGTATGTGTTGGGGGATTCCTGCTGCCCTCTCCTGCCTTGGCTTCTAACGCCCTATAGACAAACAGGTCTGAATGAAAACGATTCTCGTCAGGTTTTCAATTCCGTTCATGGTCGGGGGATGGCGTTGGTCAATAACGCGTTTGGGAGAGTTTTGGCTCGGTGGCGGCTTCTTTCCGCGAGGTGGAAGCAGGACAGTGTCGAGTTCTTTCCATTCATTATCATCTCGGGGTGTCTTCTGCACAATTTTCTTATCAAATGTGGCGAGCCCACAACGGATGAGATTGGGGATTATTTGAGGGAGCAGAGGTTTCAGGAACATGAAGAGGGGGAGAATGAGGGTGGCAAAAGTGTTCGAGATGTGCTCGCATCACATTTGAGTTTGGTAAGCCACAGGGAATAA